The nucleotide window CCTATCAAAGGCATTTTGGTGTTGAGGGAAAACCACACGTTGGCTCCAAATGCTTCAAGGTTTCGCATGGCTATGCCGTTCCCTGCGATCAGGCGGGTGAGCTTTGTCCAATGCGAAAGGCCTTTGATAGCCATGCTGCGGAAAGGGTACTGCATATTCACCACACTCCCCGGGGGCCAGAACACGTTGATGTTGAGCTCCGTCCCATTTTGGATCGCCAGGGCCAGGTGGTTGCTTACGTTGAAAGATTGATCACCGTAGACATAGCGTCTGCGCAGCCGCAAAAGCAGGGGCTAGTGGGCGTGTCGCCGTCTTTTAAACAGGCGTTGAGCGCGCTGCAGCGAGCGGCGCCTTCCCCGATCCCCGTTCTTTTGCAGGGGGAGTCGGGAACCGGTAAAGAGCTGTTCGCTAGGGCACTCCATATGGGTAGTCCGCGCTCAAAGGCACCTCTGGTTGTAGTCGACTGCACTGGCCTTTCAGAGTCGCTGTTCGAGAGTGAATTATTTGGCCATGAAAAAGGAGCATTCACAGGCGCGCTCAGTAAGAAAATTGGGCTTGCAGAGGCTGCGCATGGCGGTACGCTTTTTCTGGACGAAATAGGCGATGTGCCTCTCTCCATGCAAGTCAAATTGTTGCGTCTAATTGAATCGGGCAGTTTTAGACCTGTGGGTAGTTTACGGACGATCCATTCCGATTTCCGTCTCGTTGTTGCAACTCATAAGCCTTTGAAGGATATGGTTGAACTTGGCACTTTTCGCGAAGACCTCTACTACAGAATCAGTGCTTTCCCTATAACGCTTCCGCCGTTGAGAGAGCGTATAGACGATTTGCCGCTGCTGATAGAAAGTCATCTAAAACGAATTGCACCTAGCAGTCGGGCTGAGATTGACGAGGAAGCATTGAAGCGCCTCTCGCTGTATTCATTTCGGGGGAATATCAGGGAGCTAAAAAATATTCTTGAACGGGCGCGTCTGTTCAGTGAGGACGGGATTATACGGGAAAGAGATTTGCCTACGAATGTGACTGGTCACGTCTCCCAGTACAAAAAAACTAATAAAAATAGCAAGTTCCTAAAAAACCTTGCCCAGGTGCTTAATGGGTTCGAGGGGTCACGAGCAGATTTAGCCAAAGAATTGGGGATTAGTGAACGAACGCTTTATCGTCGAATTCAAGTGTTAGAAGGAAATAGATGAGTCTTATCGACGAGCAGTGTCGAAGATGTTTATCTTGAGATAATACCTTCGGGCGGACAAGCAAGCACAGCCCAATTAAGGACTGTGCATAATTAGCTTGAAGATTAGCCGCGTAACCTATTGGATTTCGCAAAGCCCTGTTCGAGGTCTTCGATCAGATCAGATGGGTCTTCAAGACCAATATGCAGCCGCACAAGGTGCCCATCAATTTCCCAAGACGTCGCAGTTCTGACGGGTTTGGGATCTGCGATCATCGCCAAGCTTTCAAAACCGCCCCAAGAGTAGCCAATTGAAAACAACGATAGGCTATCCAAGAGTGCATCTGCCGCTGCTTGTGTGGAAGGTTTGGTCACGAAGGACAGTAAACCTGATGCTCCTTTAAAATCCCTTTTCCATAACTGGTGCTGAGGGTGAGACTCTAATGCAGGATAATAAACTGCTTCCACTTCCTCGCGTGTCTCCAGCCACTTGGCGACAATCGTAGCGTTTTTGTAATGACGTTCCAGTCGCACATCTAGCGTCCTCATCCCTCGAAGCGCCAGCGTCACGTCATCTGGACTAGCAAACAGGCCCATGTTGAAATGGAATTGCTTGAGGCTATCCCACGCTCGCTTGGAGGCTGATACGGTGCCAAGAACGGCATCCGAGTGACCGACGATATATTTCGTTGCGGCCATGATGGATAGATCGACACCGAGTTCCAGTGATGGAAAGTAAAGCGGGGTACCCCAAGTGTTGTCTGCAATAACCAGGATGTCATGCTCATGGGCAACCTTGGCTATCGCAGGGATGTCTTGTATTTCCAGAGTCAAGGAGCCAGGAGATTCGGTATAGATGGCTTTAGTGTTTGGTTTGAGGAAATCTACGATACCGGCACCAATTGTCGGGTCGTAAAACGAGACCTCGATTCCAAGGCGTTGACCCACCTGCTCACAAAAAGCCCTTATCGGCGAATACACGTTGTCGGCAATAAGTAGGTGATCCCCAGCTCCCACCACCGACAGTATGGCAGTCGTACATGCGGAGAGCCCTGAGGGGCAAAGAACCGTGCCTTCCGCTCCCTCCAGCTGCTGGAGGGCCTGAGTCAATGCTTCCGTCGAAGGGTTGTTCCAACGGCCATACGTATATTTTTGGCGTCCCTCGCGCATCGACTCACACGTAGGGAACGCCACAGTGGAACCCCGGTAAACCGGTGTATTCACGAAGCCATGATGCTGATCAGGCTCGATAGAAGCGTGGGCGAGTAGGGTTTGTACGTTTTTATATTTTTTCATACCGGCTTCCAATCCTTGCGTTTGGTGAGATTTGGCTACGCACTAGCTACCGCAGATTCCAGATTAAAGTGCCATTTTTGTTAAATGTCTACTACAAGGTTGGCGTGTAACAAAAATCCTTTCAAAAACAACATATTGTAAATAATTAAAAAATAGAGTTTGCATGGCTACCATGTGAATGGTAGGTTTTTTGTGTCTTGGGGTTTCGCTACCTGGTCGATCGAGAAGCGATGATCTGAGCGTGCTGTGGCGTTGAGCAGGAGAGGTTTAGTGTCTTTGACGACATGGGAGCTCAAGGCTTCTCTCGCACTTCCCGCTTGGAATGGGAAGAAGAAAGTTAAGTTTGCAAGGGGTAAGAACAAAAACTGCAAATTAATCGCTTGGGTGGAACATGAAAAAACAAAAAATACAAACTCTCTCAGCAGTTCAGTGCGGCAACGAACTAAAAGATAAATCGAACTGGCTTGATTCCCATGAAAGCGGATATTCAAAGCATTTAAAGAAACGTCATGTACAAATGATGGCGCTAGGTGGAGCCATCGGTACAGGTCTGTTCCTGGGGGCAGGGGCCAGACTGCAAATTGCGGGGCCTGCACTTGCGGTGATTTATTTGGTTTGTGGGATATTTGCCTTTTTCATTTTGAGGGCGCTGGGTGAGCTAGTGATGCACCGTCCAAGCAGTGGAAGTTTTGTATCTTACACCAGGGAGTTTATGGGTGAGCGTGCCTCTTTCGTTGCAGGATGGATGTATTTTGTAGTTTGGGCGTTAACAGGCGTTGTTGATATAACCGCCATTGCTATTTATATGAAGTATTGGAGTGTGTTTTCGGATGTTCCTCAGTGGGTATTCGCGCTAAGTGCTTTGGGTGTAGTGACATTGATGAACATGGTCGGTGTCAAATGGTTTGGTGAAATGGAGTTCTGGTTCGCCGTGATAAAGGTCGCCGCTATCAGTATTTTTTTGGTGATCGGGTCGTTCTTTTTTGCTACTGGCCATGAGGTGGCAGGACATATTCCGGGCTTGCATTTGATCACGGATAACGGGGGGATATTTCCACATGGGCTTTTGCCAGCAATCATCATCGTGCAAGGCGTCATCTTTGCTTATGCGAGTATAGAGTTGGTGGGGACTGCCGCTGGCGAGACGACGGATGCTAGAAGTGTTATCCCAAAAGCCATTAATGGTGTGATCTGGAGAATAGGTTTGTTCTACGTGGGTTCGGTATTTTTGCTTGTTACCGTACTCCCCTGGACTGCCTATAGCGCTAACATCAGTCCTTTTGTAACTTTTTTTGAAGCACTTGGTGTACCTGGTATTGGCTCCGTTATGAATATCGTTGTGATGACAGCGGCGCTCTCAAGTCTCAATTCAGGTTTATACGCCACTGGGCGTGTATTGAGATCGCTTGCCATGGGCGGGTCAGCGCCAAAAATGTTTAAACGAATGAGCAGCCAAGGGGTACCCTATATGGGAATCTTGGTCACCATGGGGATTAACGTATTTGGTGTTGTACTAAACTTCTTGATTCCATCGCAATTATTTGAGCTCTTGCTGAACTTAGTATCGCTGGGAATTCTTTCGACTTGGGCATTCATTGTTCTATCGCAAATAAATTACCGTCGTGCTGTAAAAAGAGGTGAGGTCGAAATGGTCTCATTTAGAATGCCTGGAGCGCCGTTCACCTCTTGGCTAACTCTTGCTTTCTTGCTTGTGGTATTGGTTCTCTTGGCGTTCGATTATCCCAACGGAACTTACACCGTTCTTTCTATACCGTTAGTCGCTGGAGCACTGATGCTGGGTTGGTCGAAGGCCGTCCGTTCCAAAGCTAAAGGTTCGGAAGCAATTGAAAGCGATCCTAGCCACGTAGGGGCCTAGCTTAATAGAGATGAGAGGTCGTTTTACAGCGTCCTCTCATCTCTAGAGTTGAACTGTTGCCTTAAGGCAGTTAATATGCATTCATTAAAAACTCTAGGTAAGCTTTATGAGTACGCGTTCCGACCTTTTAACCACCGCCGAGTTATTGCTGCGCACCAAAGGCTACGCTGCATTTAGCTATGCCGATCTGGCTGACGAAATTGGCATAAAAAAGGCGAGCATTCATCATCACTTCCCTACAAAGGAAGGGCTCGGAATCGCTGTTATTGAGAGTTATCTATTCAGATTTTCCAAGAATCTAGAATCAATAAACGAAGAGAGTCATGATGTAGTCGCTCGGTTAAAAGCATTTGCCGAGCTTTTTGTCGATAGCTCGGATAATGGCATGCTGCCACTTTGCGGTGCACTTGCAGCTGAGCTATCTGCGCTGCCAGAAAGCCTTAAAGAGTTGACCAAGAAGTTTTTTGAGATTCATATTTCTTGGTTAGAAAGTAATCTAGTCATAGGTCAATCCCAAAAAGTCATTAAGGCAGATCTCAATCCGAAAGAGGTTTCAAGAGCGATCTTGAGCTTGCTTGAAGGCAGCAGTTTTGTTTCCTGGGCCCTTGGCGACAAGGTGGTTGATCAGTCTGGGTTTAATTTGATTTTGCAAACTATTATCGTTTCGTAACTCGCGCTCAGGATTCTATTCTATAGTGCCGCTCCTCCGTGGGGCGCACTTTACGCGGGCGGCAGTGTAGTGAGTGAACGCAATGGCAGACGCTACATTTCCTGGCGCAATGAGTACCACACCTAGCCAAGACTGATTATCCCGTTAACGCTTCGACGGCACAGCTGACCGAGTTTTCCGTTGGGTTGTACCAGGTTGGAGGGGAATATTCCCATTATCACGCGGCAACAGGAAACCTCATACGTCTTGGCGGTTTCGGTCTCCGGCATGTCGTCTATGAAGGCAGGAAAGCCCCCAAAACTAGAAGTACACATCCTTACTCAGAGGAACACTTCGCGTCACTGAGGCGAGGAGCCGTATGCGGTAGTTCCGCGCGGATCAGCGGGGAGATGGCAGCTAACCGCCATTCCCACTGCGACCTTTAGAGATACATATCCATAGGATTCACTGCCTACTCCCTTAGATTGACCAGCTACCTAAGTGAAGCCACTGCATCGGAGCCAATACCACCGATCCGAATCTTTGTTTCTTTGGAAGCCACTTGATTTTTACCCACGCGATCCGAGCCATCAGCGGCTAGACCTTTTGCTCCCACATGATCGGCACCGTCAGCGGCTAGACCTTTTGCTCCCACATGATCGGCACCGTCAGCGGCAAGACCTTTTGCCCCGACATGATCGGCACCGTCAGCGGCGACACCTTTTGCCCCGACATGATCGGCACCGTCTGCAGCCAGGTCTTTTGCCCCGACATGATCGGCACCGTCAGCGGCGACACCTTTTGCCCCGACGTGATCGGCACCGTCAGCGGCCACCTGGCCCGTGCCATGCTCAGCACCACTTCGTGCTAATGCGTCGGTGCCGACAGGATCAGCACCATCAGATGCGATGGCGGTAGGTTTGGCTTGGATATCGACAATCGATACAGAGCTTGCGGTGGGCAGTTCTTGCGCCTCTGTACGTAACGACGCTTGAGGCCCTGCGATGTATATTCCAATTGCTGATAAAAAAAGACCTGAAGCAATTTTACGGTTCATGACTGCTCTCCCTGATACCTTTTCGAAAAAATTTTTAAACCTAGTAAAGGTTTAGAGCGTAATAGCCTTTCTTTGGTTTAAGCCATCCTACTCATAGGCGTTTTGCCGTCCGTCCATTCGGATAGACAGTGCCTAGCTGTGCGCTATGTTTACCAGGCTTGTGAGTAGGTTACTCCTTGCCGGCTCTGGTGCGTCAGGCAAAATCTAAAAATTTTATTGCATCCATACCTACCAGTTGGTAGAGTTGTTTAGTCGAACATCAATCCACGCGCAAAAATGCGTTGCACAGAGGACTTACCAAATGACAAATAACCTGAACGGTATTGACGTAGCCGCCCTGCAGCAGTTTGCCCAAGGTGTTGCCGAGGATGCGGGCAAGCGCCACGCCAGCTTTAACGTCAAGACTCAGTGGAAAGGCCAGACGCGCTCTGTGGCCAAAGTCAGTCGCTACAGCCTCGCCGGTGAGACCTATTCCCGTGATTTCGAAATCGCCGCCGATGAGCCAAATGAGTTGCTGGGCCAGAACAGTGCGCCTAACCCTCAAGAACTGCTGATGGCCGCTCTCAACGCTTGCATGTCGGTCGGCTATGCGGCCAACGCCGCCATGATGGGTATCAAGATCCACAGTCTGGAAATTGAGACGGACGGTACCCTCGACCTGCGTGGTTTCTTGGGTCTCGACGAGAGCGTGAACCCAGGCTACGACGAAGTGAGCTTCGTCGTTCGCCTGCACACCGATGCGCCCCGTGAACGTGTGGAAGAGCTGCACAAGAATGTACTCAAGACGTCGGTCAACTACGCCAACTTCTCGAAAGCCATTCGTATGGTGCCGACCCTCGAGGTTCGTGAGGACTGATTTTCATCGGGTTTGACTCTCTGAACCCTAAGAGCGCCAGCAGACGAATGATCTCTGGCGCTGCAATTTTTGGAAATTAAGTTAACTGGAGTATGAAATGAACGATTTTTTCAAAGGTAAGAAACTGCTTGTTGTAGGTGGCACCAGTGGTATGGGTCTGGAAACGGCCCGCATGGTGCTGAAAGCGGGTGGCAGCGTGGTGTTGACAGGCAGCAAGCAAGACAAGGCAGACGCCATCCGTGGCGAGTTGAGCGTGCTGGGCCCGGTTTCCGTGATAGTCGCTAACCTCATGACTGAAGAGGGCATGAATTTCGTTCGCAACGAAATCAATGCCAACCATAGCGATATCAGCCTGATGGTGAACTCCGCTGGCATATTCATTCCCAAAGCCTTCACCGAGCACGACGAGGCTGAGTACGACATGTACCTGTCTCTCAACCGTGCGACGTTCTTCATCACTCAGGCCGTAGTCAAGAACATGCTCGCCGCCAAGCGCGAAGGGTCAATTGTCAACGTCGGCTCCATCGGTGCACAGGCCGCATTGGCTGGTTCGCCGGCCTCTGCCTACTCCATGGCGAAGGCAGGTCTGCACGCGCTGACACGCAACCTGGCAATTGAATTGGCTCACTCGGGTATCCGCGTCAACGCCGTCTCGCCAGGGATCGTTCACACCTCGATCTATGAAGGGTTCATGGACAAAGAGGCGATCCCGGAAGCGATGAAGTCGCTGAACGATTTCCATCCACTGGGCCGAGTTGGTGTTCCGGAGGATGTGGCCAACACCATCGTGTTCCTGCTGTCGGACAAGACATCCTGGGTGACCGGAGCGATCTGGGACGTGGATGCGGGAATTATGGCCGTTCGTGCCTGAGTTCAGCTAACGCTGTCTGATGGAAGTCGCCTGAGTCGACTTCCATTCCATCACCAAGAGTGCTGGGAGGTGTATGTAATGGCTCAAACGTTTATCCAAGGCCATTCGAACTGGCCCAGCTGGCAGCAGCTTGCCAGCTTTTGGTGTAGGGCGGCTGAAGACTAGCCGCAGGAGTTTTCAATGTCAGTTTCGACAAGAGCAGCGCTGTTAAAAGTCGCGGAAAACCAAATGAGGTCTAAAGGCTACTCGGCATTTAGTTATGCTGATCTAGCCGCGACGATTGGTATTAGAAAAGCCAGCATTCATCACCACTTTCCTACCAAAGAGTGTCTCGGTCAAGAGTTGATAAAGGACTCTATCAATCGCTTCGAAACGACCATTAGGTCAATTGAAGACGCTGATGAGGATCCTTTGATGCGGCTTCGAGCGTTTTCCCGTCTTTTCGTCATCAGTGCGAATGAAGGGCTTCTACCGTTGTGTGGCGCACTGGCGGCGGAAATGGCAGCACTGCCTTTATCGCTTCAAGTGCTTACTCGAGTATTTTTCGAGACGCAACTTGACTGGCTCCAGAGAACCATCAGTGAGGCGGCTGTTCAGAAAGGCTGGTTACTGGCCAGGCCCGCTCAATCCTATGCATTCATGCTGTTGAGCGCATTAGAGGGCGCGAGTCTCATTGATTGGACATTGGGCAGATCGGCAGATCCCTTAGCTGGGTTCGACTGCTTGCTCGAATCGGTGGAGCGATCAGCCGTAATGGCCGCTCGTGAGATCAAACATACCAGTGGGCATCAACAGAGTTGTTAACAGTCGCTTTTAGCCTTCCCTCAATAGCGACGACTTCTTTTATTTCCTTTCAAACAGAGTGATTTATGAGCAGTGTTTCGAAGAAATTCGTAGTAGATATTTGGTCTGATTACGTCTGTCCTTGGTGCTGGGTCGCTAAGCGTCGTTTTGATAAAGCGCTTGAAAGCTTCCCTCACAAGGACAGCGTTCAAGTCAACGTTAGAGCTTACCGTCTTGCCCCGAACCACGTTGCTGAGCCTATGGTAGACGCCCTCAAACGTAAATTGGGTAGCCCTGGCGCTGCTGTAACCATGATGACTACGGTGAAGCAGTATGGCCAGTCTTCGGGGCTTGATTACCGTTTTGAAACCATGCTATTTGGCGATACTGCAGATGCGCACGTATTGGTCAAAGCAGTTGAAGATGAAGCGGTGAAGAAAAACCTGGTGGAAGCGCTGTATGAGCAAAGTACCACCCAGGGTAAGTCGCTTTTTGAAAGAAATAGTTTAGAGACGATAGCGAAGTCTGTAGGGGTATCTGACGAGTCGATTCGACTCGCGTGGTCATCCCCGGATCTGCGCCTTCAGATGCAGAAAGACGAGCGCGCGGCGGCCCAGTTTGGCTCAGGCGTTCCATTTTTTGTGTTCAATAATTCGTTTTCTGTTTCGGGTGCTCAGCCTCAGGAGGCTTTTCTCCAGGCACTGAATCAAATGTATTTGGAATCAAAGGATGAGGATGAGTCGTTCAGTGGTCAAGTCTGCGGTCTTGATGGATGTAATTGATGCTACAGACTTTGCGGCACCTGTTGGTGCTGCAATCTCTGGATTTGGAGTGGCGTGTGAGTGAGGTGTAAATGAACCGTATCGTAGACTTGAAGGCCGAACAGTTCGCCAGATTCGTTGCAAAAGGTAGCAGCGTCGTGCTGTTTTCGGCGTCTTGGTGCAAACCATGCCAGGAAATCAAACCGGTCTTTCACGACCTGGCAGACAAGCTGCATTCTCGCGCAGCCTTCGGAAGGATTGATGTGGCTGTTTCGCCGACGATTTCCCAGATGTACGGTATCCGGTCAGTGCCATCCTTGGCGATTTTTCACGAGGGGCGGTTGCGCTTAGTCTTGGCCGGCTCTCGTTCGGTTGCCGCGTTGAAGAAAGCAATCTTGGCTGACTTAAAGGACGTCCTGTAGACCGACCTCAGAATGGCTTTAGATTTTCGACCTTCATTTAGCCATCTTTCTCTTCCGCTTTGGCTCGCCCTTGATCTGGCCAGTTATTGATCGGATGAGCTCGATCTTCGTTGAAAATTTCCGTCAGCAGGGCGTTGGCCCGTTTGTAGGCGTCGTACTTGAGCTCGGTATCATCCTCGGGCTGCGCGGTCATTTCCTCAAGCATTTCCAGATTCAGGCGACGGAATCGATCTGCGCGTTCACGGGCCTCGTAGCGCCCGACGCCCAGTTGTTCCAGCGCTTTGCGCCCAAGGGACAAAGCGCTCTCAAAAGTTTCCCGCTCGACCGCCTCTACGCCCATCTGCCGTAGGGTAATGATGTGCCCCATATCGCGAGCGCGCACCACCAGCTTTAGGGAGGGAAAATGCTCTTGGGCCAGCCGGGTCAGTGCCAGATTATCGTCCTGATTGTCGATGGCGTTGATCAGCACAACTGCTTGAGCCGCTCCGGCGGCATGCAGCAAATCAAGGCGGGTCGCGTCGCCGTAGAACACCTTGACCCCGAACTTGCGCAACGTCTCGATATGATCGGGATCGTGATCCAGCACCACTACTTCAAAGCCACAGGACATTAATAGACGGCCCGAGATTTGGCCGAATCGACCAAAGCCGGCGATGATTACCCGAGGATTGCGTTGGTCGATGGTGTCCGCTTCCTGATTGTCCTGTTTACTTGCGGACTCCAGGCGATTGAGCACTAGGATCAGCAGAGGTGTGACGCACATGGACAGTGCTACTGCCAAGGTCAGGCTTTTACCCCAAGGGTCGACCAGGATGCCGGCAACCGTTGCTGCGCCAAACACGACGAAGGCGAACTCACTGCCTTGACCGAGAAACACCGCTTGCCAAGAGCGCTGTTCAGTAGGGACACTCAAGAAGCGACCCAGGAGTTTGATCATCAGCAGCTTGATCAGGATAAAACCCAAGGTTAGCGTTAAGACTTTCAGCGGCGCATTGATCAGCGTGCCGAAGTCGATCGACATGCCGACGCCGATAAAGAACAAACCGAGTAGCAGCCCCTTGAATGGCTCAATGTCACTTTCCAGCGCGTGCCGGTATTCTGAGCTGGCTAACAGGACTCCGGCGAGAAATGCTCCCATCGCCATCGACAATCCTGCCTCTTCCAGCAACAACCCGAATCCAAACACCAGAAACAACGCAACGGCACTGAAGATTTCGCGCAAGCCCGAGCGCGCGACAAAGCGCAGAACGGGCCGGGAAACGTACTGACCCAAGAGCACCACCGCGACGATCGCACCGACGAT belongs to Pseudomonas sp. B21-028 and includes:
- a CDS encoding sigma-54-dependent Fis family transcriptional regulator encodes the protein MSSGLIASSNVDVQALISYLEHDDRPTIVLDVEYNVIASNKAYQRHFGVEGKPHVGSKCFKVSHGYAVPCDQAGELCPMRKAFDSHAAERVLHIHHTPRGPEHVDVELRPILDRQGQVVAYVERLITVDIASAQPQKQGLVGVSPSFKQALSALQRAAPSPIPVLLQGESGTGKELFARALHMGSPRSKAPLVVVDCTGLSESLFESELFGHEKGAFTGALSKKIGLAEAAHGGTLFLDEIGDVPLSMQVKLLRLIESGSFRPVGSLRTIHSDFRLVVATHKPLKDMVELGTFREDLYYRISAFPITLPPLRERIDDLPLLIESHLKRIAPSSRAEIDEEALKRLSLYSFRGNIRELKNILERARLFSEDGIIRERDLPTNVTGHVSQYKKTNKNSKFLKNLAQVLNGFEGSRADLAKELGISERTLYRRIQVLEGNR
- the metC gene encoding cystathionine beta-lyase — encoded protein: MKKYKNVQTLLAHASIEPDQHHGFVNTPVYRGSTVAFPTCESMREGRQKYTYGRWNNPSTEALTQALQQLEGAEGTVLCPSGLSACTTAILSVVGAGDHLLIADNVYSPIRAFCEQVGQRLGIEVSFYDPTIGAGIVDFLKPNTKAIYTESPGSLTLEIQDIPAIAKVAHEHDILVIADNTWGTPLYFPSLELGVDLSIMAATKYIVGHSDAVLGTVSASKRAWDSLKQFHFNMGLFASPDDVTLALRGMRTLDVRLERHYKNATIVAKWLETREEVEAVYYPALESHPQHQLWKRDFKGASGLLSFVTKPSTQAAADALLDSLSLFSIGYSWGGFESLAMIADPKPVRTATSWEIDGHLVRLHIGLEDPSDLIEDLEQGFAKSNRLRG
- a CDS encoding amino acid permease, translating into MKKQKIQTLSAVQCGNELKDKSNWLDSHESGYSKHLKKRHVQMMALGGAIGTGLFLGAGARLQIAGPALAVIYLVCGIFAFFILRALGELVMHRPSSGSFVSYTREFMGERASFVAGWMYFVVWALTGVVDITAIAIYMKYWSVFSDVPQWVFALSALGVVTLMNMVGVKWFGEMEFWFAVIKVAAISIFLVIGSFFFATGHEVAGHIPGLHLITDNGGIFPHGLLPAIIIVQGVIFAYASIELVGTAAGETTDARSVIPKAINGVIWRIGLFYVGSVFLLVTVLPWTAYSANISPFVTFFEALGVPGIGSVMNIVVMTAALSSLNSGLYATGRVLRSLAMGGSAPKMFKRMSSQGVPYMGILVTMGINVFGVVLNFLIPSQLFELLLNLVSLGILSTWAFIVLSQINYRRAVKRGEVEMVSFRMPGAPFTSWLTLAFLLVVLVLLAFDYPNGTYTVLSIPLVAGALMLGWSKAVRSKAKGSEAIESDPSHVGA
- a CDS encoding TetR/AcrR family transcriptional regulator; the protein is MSTRSDLLTTAELLLRTKGYAAFSYADLADEIGIKKASIHHHFPTKEGLGIAVIESYLFRFSKNLESINEESHDVVARLKAFAELFVDSSDNGMLPLCGALAAELSALPESLKELTKKFFEIHISWLESNLVIGQSQKVIKADLNPKEVSRAILSLLEGSSFVSWALGDKVVDQSGFNLILQTIIVS
- a CDS encoding OsmC family protein, with the protein product MTNNLNGIDVAALQQFAQGVAEDAGKRHASFNVKTQWKGQTRSVAKVSRYSLAGETYSRDFEIAADEPNELLGQNSAPNPQELLMAALNACMSVGYAANAAMMGIKIHSLEIETDGTLDLRGFLGLDESVNPGYDEVSFVVRLHTDAPRERVEELHKNVLKTSVNYANFSKAIRMVPTLEVRED
- a CDS encoding SDR family NAD(P)-dependent oxidoreductase produces the protein MNDFFKGKKLLVVGGTSGMGLETARMVLKAGGSVVLTGSKQDKADAIRGELSVLGPVSVIVANLMTEEGMNFVRNEINANHSDISLMVNSAGIFIPKAFTEHDEAEYDMYLSLNRATFFITQAVVKNMLAAKREGSIVNVGSIGAQAALAGSPASAYSMAKAGLHALTRNLAIELAHSGIRVNAVSPGIVHTSIYEGFMDKEAIPEAMKSLNDFHPLGRVGVPEDVANTIVFLLSDKTSWVTGAIWDVDAGIMAVRA
- a CDS encoding TetR/AcrR family transcriptional regulator, which encodes MSVSTRAALLKVAENQMRSKGYSAFSYADLAATIGIRKASIHHHFPTKECLGQELIKDSINRFETTIRSIEDADEDPLMRLRAFSRLFVISANEGLLPLCGALAAEMAALPLSLQVLTRVFFETQLDWLQRTISEAAVQKGWLLARPAQSYAFMLLSALEGASLIDWTLGRSADPLAGFDCLLESVERSAVMAAREIKHTSGHQQSC
- a CDS encoding DsbA family oxidoreductase, with the translated sequence MSSVSKKFVVDIWSDYVCPWCWVAKRRFDKALESFPHKDSVQVNVRAYRLAPNHVAEPMVDALKRKLGSPGAAVTMMTTVKQYGQSSGLDYRFETMLFGDTADAHVLVKAVEDEAVKKNLVEALYEQSTTQGKSLFERNSLETIAKSVGVSDESIRLAWSSPDLRLQMQKDERAAAQFGSGVPFFVFNNSFSVSGAQPQEAFLQALNQMYLESKDEDESFSGQVCGLDGCN
- a CDS encoding co-chaperone YbbN; the encoded protein is MNRIVDLKAEQFARFVAKGSSVVLFSASWCKPCQEIKPVFHDLADKLHSRAAFGRIDVAVSPTISQMYGIRSVPSLAIFHEGRLRLVLAGSRSVAALKKAILADLKDVL
- the kefC gene encoding glutathione-regulated potassium-efflux system protein KefC — its product is METHSLIEMLIYLGSAALIVPIAVRLGLGPVLGYLLAGCLIGPWGLKLVTDVESILHFAEIGVVLMLFIIGLELDPKRLWAMRRMVFGGGALQMLACGVAIAVFCAALGLNWTAALLVGLTLSLSSTAIAMQAMNERNMIPTAVGRSSFAVLLFQDIAAIPLVAMIPLLAANGGTPSGAELALSIAKIVGAIVAVVLLGQYVSRPVLRFVARSGLREIFSAVALFLVFGFGLLLEEAGLSMAMGAFLAGVLLASSEYRHALESDIEPFKGLLLGLFFIGVGMSIDFGTLINAPLKVLTLTLGFILIKLLMIKLLGRFLSVPTEQRSWQAVFLGQGSEFAFVVFGAATVAGILVDPWGKSLTLAVALSMCVTPLLILVLNRLESASKQDNQEADTIDQRNPRVIIAGFGRFGQISGRLLMSCGFEVVVLDHDPDHIETLRKFGVKVFYGDATRLDLLHAAGAAQAVVLINAIDNQDDNLALTRLAQEHFPSLKLVVRARDMGHIITLRQMGVEAVERETFESALSLGRKALEQLGVGRYEARERADRFRRLNLEMLEEMTAQPEDDTELKYDAYKRANALLTEIFNEDRAHPINNWPDQGRAKAEEKDG